A DNA window from Drosophila virilis strain 15010-1051.87 chromosome 4, Dvir_AGI_RSII-ME, whole genome shotgun sequence contains the following coding sequences:
- the LOC6628486 gene encoding uncharacterized protein isoform X1, giving the protein MSSTYETFGNAQGREELLLLQRINEMERRYELLMPMAQEHNPAWCRDTFLRQLFAELDLEQAEPEPSKDSSSSTISEKSYSTMPQFAATVSITEFLQFAPQMIKTARRLDRVSTRAIAADAYKLSVLTGRTDLRYGELLESVQRSSLFFMFSRVMSRLRIMQSISLDCGDMSLNDLPHKLFKWSMEGLFKRCQLPDDVYLDVLMLNYSEDALNWAKFSTDLVEILRYYKFFYTETYQNKGYPTMMAILWDQQHLLNIGEQLDKDLQISMKTFKKIEEQSRIISTRWTVQFQDNLVKSCQRRSMEATVRLPIEWRYVRDYYATLVKMQAMRDNMPVVQLEEQIQKLKDSTEKDNNATNAVLYVYSIIVENYYGRIVHFTQKLSEDLEYWEDQIIRVKLQLAKVHEDYREAQEKIAFMRKRVTEVQELIAAEKQSKIDAAIMEEAQRQAALSGRSQRRGMLSKKKKDKSILKPPSLTPVKGRKKQPSDS; this is encoded by the exons ATGTCGTCTACTTACGAGACCTTTGGTAATGCCCAGGGAAGGGAAGagttactgctgctgcaacgTATAAACGAGATGGAACGACGCTACGAGCTTTTAATGCCTATGGCTCAGGAACACAATCCGGCCTGGTGCCGCGACACGTTCTTGCGTCAGCTGTTTGCCGAGCTGGACCTGGAGCAGGCCGAGCCTGAGCCAAGCAAAGATTCTAGTTCCAGTACAATATCCGAAAAAAGTTATAGTACGATGCCGCAATTCGCGGCGACCGTGTCTATAACCGAGTTCCTACAATTTGCACCACAGATGATAAAGACCGCCCGAAGGCTGGATCGGGTTAGCACGAGGGCCATCGCTGCCGACGCCTACAAGCTGAGCGTGCTGACAGGTCGCACAGACTTGCGTTATGGCGAGCTGCTGGAATCGGTGCAGCGCTCCTCGCTGTTCTTCATGTTTTCGCGCGTCATGAGCCGTCTACGGATCATGCAAAGCATCTCGCTGGACTGTGGTGACATGAGTCTGAATGACTTGCCGCACAAGTTATTTAAATGGTCCATGGAGGGACTCTTCAAGCGCTGCCAGCTGCCCGATGATGTCTATCTGGACGTGCTGATGCTTAACTATAGTGAAGATGCCTTGAATTGGGCCAAGTTTAGCACCGATCTGGTCGAGATATTACGCTACTACAAGTTCTTCTACACGGAGACGTACCAAAATAAGGGCTATCCGACGATGATGGCCATATTGTGGGACCAGCAGCACTTGCTGAATATTGGCGAGCAGCTAGACAAGGATCTGCAAATCTCAATGAAAACGTTCAAGAAAATCGAAGAGCAGTCGCGCATTATCTCCACTCGTTGGACGGTCCAATTCCAGGATAATTTGGTCAAAAGCTGCCAACGACGCTCCATGGAGGCTACTGTGCGCTTGCCCATCGAATGGCGCTATGTACGCGATTACTATGCCACCCTGGTGAAGATGCAGGCCATGAGGGACAACATGCCCGTGGTACAGCTGGAGGAgcagatccagaagctcaagGACTCCACAGAGAAAGACAATAACGCCACGAATGCCGTCCTGTACGTCTACAGCATTATCGTAGAA AACTATTATGGCCGCATAGTTCATTTTACGCAAAAGCTCTCTGAGGACTTGGAATACTGGGAAGATCAGATAATTAGGGTGAAACTTCAGTTGGCTAAGGTCCATGAAGACTACAGGGAGGCACAGGAAAAAATTGCTTTTATGCGTAAGCGTGTCACTGAGGTCCAGGAACTAATCGCAGCTGAAAAACAATCCAAAATAGATGCCGCT ATTATGGAGGAAGCTCAACGGCAGGCGGCGTTGTCAGGGCGATCCCAGCGAAGAGGTATGCTTTCGAAGAAGAAAAAGGATAAAAGTATATTAAAGCCGCCTAGCCTAACGCCAGTCAAAGGGAGAAAGAAGCAACCAAGTGACagctaa
- the LOC6628486 gene encoding uncharacterized protein isoform X2 codes for MSSTYETFGNAQGREELLLLQRINEMERRYELLMPMAQEHNPAWCRDTFLRQLFAELDLEQAEPEPSKDSSSSTISEKSYSTMPQFAATVSITEFLQFAPQMIKTARRLDRVSTRAIAADAYKLSVLTGRTDLRYGELLESVQRSSLFFMFSRVMSRLRIMQSISLDCGDMSLNDLPHKLFKWSMEGLFKRCQLPDDVYLDVLMLNYSEDALNWAKFSTDLVEILRYYKFFYTETYQNKGYPTMMAILWDQQHLLNIGEQLDKDLQISMKTFKKIEEQSRIISTRWTVQFQDNLVKSCQRRSMEATVRLPIEWRYVRDYYATLVKMQAMRDNMPVVQLEEQIQKLKDSTEKDNNATNAVLTIMAA; via the exons ATGTCGTCTACTTACGAGACCTTTGGTAATGCCCAGGGAAGGGAAGagttactgctgctgcaacgTATAAACGAGATGGAACGACGCTACGAGCTTTTAATGCCTATGGCTCAGGAACACAATCCGGCCTGGTGCCGCGACACGTTCTTGCGTCAGCTGTTTGCCGAGCTGGACCTGGAGCAGGCCGAGCCTGAGCCAAGCAAAGATTCTAGTTCCAGTACAATATCCGAAAAAAGTTATAGTACGATGCCGCAATTCGCGGCGACCGTGTCTATAACCGAGTTCCTACAATTTGCACCACAGATGATAAAGACCGCCCGAAGGCTGGATCGGGTTAGCACGAGGGCCATCGCTGCCGACGCCTACAAGCTGAGCGTGCTGACAGGTCGCACAGACTTGCGTTATGGCGAGCTGCTGGAATCGGTGCAGCGCTCCTCGCTGTTCTTCATGTTTTCGCGCGTCATGAGCCGTCTACGGATCATGCAAAGCATCTCGCTGGACTGTGGTGACATGAGTCTGAATGACTTGCCGCACAAGTTATTTAAATGGTCCATGGAGGGACTCTTCAAGCGCTGCCAGCTGCCCGATGATGTCTATCTGGACGTGCTGATGCTTAACTATAGTGAAGATGCCTTGAATTGGGCCAAGTTTAGCACCGATCTGGTCGAGATATTACGCTACTACAAGTTCTTCTACACGGAGACGTACCAAAATAAGGGCTATCCGACGATGATGGCCATATTGTGGGACCAGCAGCACTTGCTGAATATTGGCGAGCAGCTAGACAAGGATCTGCAAATCTCAATGAAAACGTTCAAGAAAATCGAAGAGCAGTCGCGCATTATCTCCACTCGTTGGACGGTCCAATTCCAGGATAATTTGGTCAAAAGCTGCCAACGACGCTCCATGGAGGCTACTGTGCGCTTGCCCATCGAATGGCGCTATGTACGCGATTACTATGCCACCCTGGTGAAGATGCAGGCCATGAGGGACAACATGCCCGTGGTACAGCTGGAGGAgcagatccagaagctcaagGACTCCACAGAGAAAGACAATAACGCCACGAATGCCGTCCT AACTATTATGGCCGCATAG
- the LOC6628484 gene encoding uncharacterized protein, translating into MSPLLCLGLLMLCCIGIVVHASSLKCALRKNYLIRQQVHIQKLEIKQQMKEKLLNQFCMLDLLPIPDAPTLDQKPPLATRKPPTSSDGASSNLTIIVAYPPGSPCNPKPNDSTSASGQTNPSETEYPTYSPEGTEYPTYPPGETEDPTYPPDASAQGWPAYSTYPTIRPAPTKETEYPTYPPGETEYPTYPPGDSVQGWPAYPTYPTIRPVPTTAIEYPTYPPGETEYPTYPPGDSAQGWPAYPTYPTVRPAPTSLPGETEEPTYPSEPSAKESKTNPPNAYPTYPPAQTQCPTNPTIQPATEWPIYSTPGTPSLTNQTLPISAPNGAIIVIVDCPYSYSTRKQKETDPLYQLSQQRLDRQPSRQVSFRTAKDVQDDSKLRTVELIKKYGYPVETHFVKTSDGYVLCLHRIPRPGAPVVLLVHGLMSSSAAWVQMGPSNGLAYLLYRQGYDVWLLNTRGNIYSQKHINPDIKPADYWSFTFHQIGIYDLPASIDKIQDITKLTQIQYIGHSQGSTAFFVMCSELPHYCEKVILMQALSPTVYMENTQSPVLRFFALFKSKFSVLLNLLGGYEISKNNLVIAQFRNHICRGSLQASPICAVFEYVMCGFGWNQFNSTLTPLIVGHASQGASSYQVYHYAQLISSVKFQAFDHGEVINQQQYQNPEPPAYNLTRVNCKVAIQHAPDDWLSSKNDVQSLSTRLPNVIDEWNIKQKGFSHYDYLLSKQVNQLINNRVINNCVAQTNPEPIC; encoded by the exons ATGAGTCCGTTATTGTGTTTAGGGCTGTTGATGCTCTGCTGCATTGGAATAGTGGTCCACGCATCATCGCTGAAATGCGCATTAAGGAAGAATTATTTAATTAGGCAGCAAGTGCATATTCAAAAGCTAGAAATAAAGCAGCAGATGAAAGAGAAGTTGCTAAATCAGTTCTGTATGTTGGACTTGCTACCGATTCCGGACGCTCCAACTCTTGACCAAAAGCCACCATTGGCAACGCGGAAGCCGCCAACAAGTTCAGATGGAGCTTCATCAAATCTAACAATAATCGTGGCTTATCCACCAGGAAGCCCATGTAACCCAAAACCAAATGATTCGACATCTGCTTCCGGTCAGACAAATCCATCAGAGACAGAGTATCCGACGTATTCACCCGAGGGGACCGAGTATCCAACATATCCACCTGGCGAGACCGAAGATCCGACGTACCCGCCTGATGCTTCTGCTCAAGGATGGCCTGCATATTCAACATATCCAACCATTCGGCCAGCTCCAACAAAAGAGACTGAGTATCCGACATATCCACCCGGCGAGACCGAATATCCGACATACCCGCCTGGTGATTCTGTTCAGGGATGGCCTGCATATCCAACATATCCGACCATTCGGCCAGTTCCAACAACAGCGATCGAGTATCCGACATATCCACCCGGCGAGACCGAATATCCGACATACCCGCCTGGCGATTCTGCTCAGGGATGGCCTGCATATCCAACATATCCGACCGTTCGGCCAGCTCCAACAAGCCTACCCGGTGAGACTGAGGAACCGACTTATCCTTCTGAACCTTCTGCTAAGGAATCTAAAACAAATCCGCCCAACGCATATCCAACATATCCGCCCGCGCAGACCCAATGCCCGACAAATCCTACTATCCAACCTGCTACGGAATGGCCAATCTATTCGACTCCCGGCACGCCAAGCCTAACAAACCAAACATTACCAATCAGTGCGCCGAATGGCGCAATTATTGTAATCGTTGATTGTCCTTATTCATACTCAACACGTAAACAGAAAGAAACTGATCCCCTGTACCAATTAAGTCAGCAGAGACTTGACCGTCAACCAAGTCGTCAAGTTAGTTTTAGAACTGCAAAGGATGTTCAAGATGATTCTAAACTGAGGACA GTGGAGCTAATCAAAAAATACGGTTACCCAGTGGAGACACATTTCGTGAAGACGTCGGATGGCTATGTGCTTTGCCTACATCGCATACCACGGCCAGGGGCACCGGTGGTATTGCTGGTGCACGGACTCATGTCCAGCTCAGCAGCTTGGGTACAAATGGGTCCGTCTAATGGACTGGCTTATCTACTATACCGGCAGGGCTACGATGTCTGGCTGTTAAACACGCGCGGCAATATCTATTCGCAGAAACACATCAATCCCGATATTAAGCCAGCTGATTACTGGAGCTTCACCTTCCACCAAATCGGCATATACGATCTGCCAGCCTCGATTGATAAGATCCAGGACATTACGAAGCTTACTCAGATTCAATATATCGGACACTCGCAGGGCTCTACCGCCTTCTTTGTGATGTGCAGCGAACTACCCCATTACTGTGAGAAGGTGATCCTCATGCAGGCACTCTCGCCAACTGTCTATATGGAGAACACTCAGAGTCCAGTGCTTCGGTTCTTCGCTCTGTTCAAGAGCAAATTTAGT GTTTTGCTCAACTTACTTGGTGGTTATGAAATCTCAAAGAATAACCTTGTAATCGCACAGTTCCGGAATCATATCTGCAGGGGCAGTCTTCAAGCAAGTCCAATTTGCGCCGTCTTTGAGTACGTTATGTGTGGATTTGGCTGGAACCAGTTCAATTCC ACTCTCACACCGCTTATCGTTGGCCACGCATCGCAGGGTGCATCCAGCTACCAGGTGTATCACTATGCCCAGCTGATCAGCAGCGTCAAATTTCAGGCCTTCGATCATGGTGAAGTGAttaatcaacaacaatatcagAATCCCGAGCCGCCGGCGTACAACTTGACTCGGGTTAACTGCAAGGTGGCGATTCAACATGCTCCTGACGATTGGCTTTCCTCCAAAAATGATGTCCAAAGCCTCTCAACTCGCCTGCCTAACGTAATCGATGAATGGAATATCAAACAAAAGGGTTTCAGTCACTACGATTACTTGTTGTCGAAGCAGGTTAATCAACTGATTAACAATCGTGTTATTAACAACTGTGTCGCACAAACCAATCCTGAAcctatttgttaa